A portion of the Candidatus Krumholzibacteriota bacterium genome contains these proteins:
- a CDS encoding replication-associated recombination protein A produces MGQDLFSRDIRPPLAERMRPRNLDEFLGQDEIIGEGKLLRRVIDRGRLESSIIFWGPPGCGKTTLAHLIAGSVDSHFVFFSAVTSGIADVRRIVAEADQRLRTSGVRTILFIDEIHRFNKAQQDAFLPHIENGTIVLIGATTENPSFEVIAPLLSRSRVFVLRQLEEKDIVEIMKRTLTDSERGFGKKKISVSDQDLFYLSHLAAGDARTALNAFEMVVESLDDGGDRLILTRDSIEEAAQTKRIFYDKKGERHFNIISALHKSLRGSDPDAGLYWLARMLEAGEDPLYVARRLVRFASEDIGNADPQALSIAMAAAGAVRFTGMPECKLALAQAVTYMALAPKSNSLYRAYGEAASDVSEYGDLPVPMAIRNAPTSLMKETGYGEGYKYPHDDPDSVVDQEYFPEELAGKRYYHPADRGFERDMIKRLEYWQKVRMKKRELERS; encoded by the coding sequence ATGGGACAGGATCTTTTTTCACGTGACATTCGTCCACCGCTTGCCGAGAGGATGCGACCAAGGAACCTCGATGAATTTCTGGGACAGGATGAGATTATCGGTGAGGGGAAACTTCTCCGCCGCGTGATCGACAGGGGAAGACTGGAATCATCGATAATATTCTGGGGGCCGCCCGGGTGCGGAAAGACCACCCTTGCACATCTCATAGCCGGTTCGGTGGATTCCCATTTTGTTTTCTTTTCAGCCGTCACTTCGGGTATCGCCGATGTAAGAAGGATAGTGGCTGAAGCTGATCAACGGCTCAGGACGAGCGGTGTCAGGACGATTCTGTTCATCGATGAGATACACCGCTTCAACAAGGCTCAACAGGACGCTTTTCTCCCCCATATCGAAAACGGCACGATTGTCCTTATTGGGGCTACTACGGAAAATCCGAGTTTTGAAGTGATCGCTCCCCTGCTTTCAAGAAGCAGGGTATTTGTTCTCAGGCAGCTTGAAGAAAAGGATATAGTCGAGATAATGAAGCGCACGCTCACGGACAGTGAGAGGGGGTTCGGGAAAAAGAAGATCTCCGTTTCCGATCAGGATCTGTTTTATCTTTCTCATCTCGCCGCCGGAGATGCCCGTACAGCGCTCAATGCTTTCGAGATGGTGGTAGAATCGCTTGATGACGGAGGAGACCGGTTGATCCTGACGAGAGACTCGATAGAGGAGGCTGCCCAGACGAAAAGGATCTTTTATGACAAGAAGGGTGAGAGGCACTTCAATATAATATCGGCTCTTCACAAGTCTCTGAGAGGTTCGGACCCGGATGCTGGCCTTTACTGGCTTGCCAGGATGCTGGAAGCGGGAGAGGACCCTCTTTACGTCGCCAGGCGCCTTGTAAGGTTCGCTTCTGAGGATATCGGAAATGCAGATCCCCAGGCGCTGTCGATAGCGATGGCGGCGGCAGGAGCGGTCAGGTTTACCGGTATGCCTGAATGCAAGCTTGCCCTCGCCCAGGCGGTCACATATATGGCGCTGGCACCAAAAAGCAACTCTCTTTACCGGGCCTACGGCGAAGCGGCAAGCGATGTTTCTGAATATGGGGATCTTCCCGTACCGATGGCTATCAGGAATGCTCCGACATCCCTGATGAAGGAGACCGGTTATGGGGAAGGTTATAAATATCCCCATGATGATCCCGACAGTGTAGTCGATCAGGAATATTTCCCGGAAGAACTGGCGGGAAAACGCTACTACCACCCCGCTGACAGGGGATTTGAAAGGGATATGATCAAGAGGTTAGAATACTGGCAGAAGGTAAGGATGAAAAAGCGCGAGCTCGAGCGCAGCTGA
- a CDS encoding response regulator — MDNYSNILEKEDILVAEDDKDLRRLLQFDLESGDFKVRLAENGQIALDMVREKIPDCILLDVMMPVMDGFEVCKRLKSMDRTKDIPIIFLTARGATEDKVKAMGFNADDYVLKPFDFKELIARIKLQISKNNSRKYEVGLIKEKTVLAVVEELAERISMPVEKLRSEFLRLEEIIGNNQNGIDSLRECEMARRQMREVFNQMLSEIDSFYEPVEEGETVGI; from the coding sequence TTGGACAATTATTCAAATATACTGGAAAAGGAAGATATCCTGGTTGCCGAAGATGACAAGGATCTTCGGAGATTGCTGCAGTTCGATCTGGAATCGGGAGATTTCAAGGTGAGGCTTGCCGAGAATGGCCAGATCGCTCTGGATATGGTGAGGGAAAAGATACCTGATTGCATTCTGCTTGATGTCATGATGCCGGTGATGGACGGGTTCGAGGTCTGCAAGAGGCTCAAGTCGATGGACAGGACGAAAGATATACCGATTATATTCCTGACTGCCAGGGGAGCGACTGAGGACAAGGTGAAGGCGATGGGATTCAATGCGGATGATTATGTCCTCAAACCGTTCGATTTCAAGGAACTGATAGCAAGGATAAAACTGCAGATATCCAAGAATAATTCGAGAAAATACGAAGTCGGACTGATAAAGGAAAAAACCGTTCTGGCGGTCGTTGAAGAGTTGGCTGAACGCATATCGATGCCGGTCGAAAAATTAAGATCTGAATTCCTCAGGCTTGAAGAGATCATCGGAAATAATCAGAATGGGATCGATTCGCTCAGGGAATGCGAGATGGCCAGGCGGCAGATGAGGGAAGTATTCAACCAGATGCTGTCGGAAATCGACAGTTTTTATGAACCGGTAGAGGAAGGGGAGACTGTAGGGATATAA
- a CDS encoding HAD family phosphatase yields the protein MDKAKTLKSILEESKAVIFDFDNVIADSEPAHYRAYSAVFESNGHFIDIDEYWTEWTSRGGGAEGEISRYDLDLDPDEIRREKDPVFSEYCESGMIPVFPEALKIIGSFARSGYILAIASGSYESNINTILSLNGIDHLFSSVTGKDNVARTKPDPEVYVKAIEALGLSPRECFAIEDAEKGVISAHAAGIKVITVETAVTKGIYPGKPDLALSGLEELYSLMIMAGLEK from the coding sequence TTGGACAAAGCCAAGACCCTCAAATCGATCCTCGAAGAAAGCAAAGCTGTCATATTTGATTTTGATAATGTGATCGCAGATTCCGAGCCCGCGCACTACCGGGCATATTCCGCCGTTTTTGAGTCGAATGGCCATTTCATAGATATCGATGAATACTGGACAGAATGGACTTCGCGCGGTGGCGGAGCTGAAGGTGAGATCAGCCGTTACGATCTCGATCTTGATCCTGACGAGATCCGCCGCGAAAAGGACCCTGTCTTTTCGGAATATTGCGAGTCCGGCATGATCCCCGTATTCCCCGAAGCGTTGAAAATAATCGGCTCCTTTGCCCGGTCGGGATATATCCTCGCCATAGCTTCAGGTTCTTATGAGAGCAATATCAATACGATCCTTTCGTTGAACGGCATCGACCATCTTTTTTCATCAGTGACTGGAAAAGACAATGTGGCAAGGACAAAACCTGATCCGGAAGTCTACGTCAAGGCGATTGAAGCGCTCGGCCTCTCTCCACGGGAATGCTTCGCGATCGAAGATGCTGAAAAAGGAGTGATAAGCGCCCATGCTGCAGGAATAAAAGTCATTACTGTCGAAACGGCCGTTACGAAAGGTATTTATCCCGGCAAACCGGACCTGGCCCTTTCAGGCCTTGAAGAATTATACTCTCTGATGATCATGGCGGGATTGGAAAAGTGA
- a CDS encoding GNAT family N-acetyltransferase: MINFSDNIIFQEPVCSFQRGNIMEAEIYKITDLHSELRKEIERLPGLEGSTARKSRTEDIFGAFSSDGSLLGVVTGKRFDGDCLLKHLAVRSDYQNKGTGSGLTGRFLSSYSGICERCYALSLPEMKGFFERFGFEQARSGALPDHIRETEYLQDIEIAGIVVMILKMPKKWPIV, from the coding sequence GTGATTAATTTCTCCGACAATATTATATTTCAGGAACCGGTCTGTTCTTTCCAGCGGGGGAATATTATGGAGGCGGAGATCTATAAAATAACTGATCTGCACTCCGAACTGCGTAAAGAGATAGAAAGACTCCCCGGACTGGAAGGATCTACCGCTCGAAAATCCAGGACGGAAGATATATTCGGGGCTTTCTCAAGTGACGGGAGTCTTCTCGGAGTAGTTACCGGGAAGAGGTTTGACGGAGATTGTCTTTTGAAGCATCTTGCCGTTAGGAGCGATTATCAGAACAAAGGTACGGGGAGTGGGTTGACCGGGAGATTTCTTTCATCCTACTCCGGGATCTGTGAAAGATGTTACGCTCTTTCTCTTCCGGAGATGAAAGGTTTTTTCGAACGTTTTGGATTTGAACAGGCCAGATCGGGTGCTCTACCCGATCATATAAGAGAGACTGAATATCTGCAGGATATCGAGATTGCCGGTATCGTTGTGATGATTCTGAAAATGCCGAAAAAATGGCCGATAGTTTAG
- a CDS encoding Stp1/IreP family PP2C-type Ser/Thr phosphatase: MKTENINRQFSIFAMSDKGKVRVRNEDYFGIFEPEREELLVDLGVLAVVADGMGGHFSGEQASRLAVKVMGDAYFRGEGVPSMEALGLAFREANRKVFEEIGEGRSGLAGTTCTALALFPDHFHIAHAGDSRAYLVHGGRITQLTEDHSVVGEMFRKGLLDAEEARTHPQRNVITRAIGLREDVTPDLYESVGFVRGDVVLICSDGLFSMVSDEEIEKAVLENDPSAACQKLVNRANKAGGADNITLIVASSSKG, from the coding sequence ATGAAGACAGAAAATATTAACCGGCAATTCTCCATTTTTGCGATGAGTGACAAAGGGAAGGTGAGGGTGAGAAACGAGGATTACTTCGGGATCTTCGAGCCGGAAAGAGAGGAACTTCTTGTCGATCTTGGAGTACTCGCGGTAGTCGCTGACGGGATGGGCGGCCATTTTTCAGGTGAGCAGGCAAGTCGTCTTGCCGTGAAGGTGATGGGAGACGCGTATTTCAGAGGGGAAGGAGTACCCTCCATGGAGGCGCTTGGTCTCGCGTTCCGGGAGGCAAACAGAAAGGTCTTTGAAGAGATAGGAGAGGGAAGAAGCGGACTTGCCGGTACGACATGCACTGCTCTGGCCCTCTTTCCAGATCATTTTCATATTGCTCATGCCGGTGATTCTCGCGCGTACCTCGTGCACGGGGGGCGGATCACCCAGCTGACCGAGGACCACAGTGTCGTCGGCGAGATGTTCCGAAAGGGGTTGCTTGATGCCGAAGAAGCGAGGACGCACCCGCAGAGAAATGTTATCACAAGAGCGATAGGCCTCAGAGAGGATGTGACGCCTGACCTTTACGAATCGGTTGGATTTGTCAGAGGTGATGTCGTTCTTATCTGTTCTGACGGTTTGTTCTCAATGGTCTCTGATGAAGAGATAGAAAAAGCCGTTCTGGAAAATGATCCATCCGCCGCGTGTCAGAAGCTCGTAAACAGGGCGAACAAGGCTGGTGGAGCCGATAATATAACTCTCATCGTCGCCAGCAGTTCGAAGGGATAA
- a CDS encoding vitamin B12-dependent ribonucleotide reductase has translation MSSGRLAPQISNNALRVLEKRYLRKNVKGIITETPEELFSRVASDIARAERRYGDNDNRKKWEDEFYNRMAQLEFLPNSPTLMNAGAELQQLSACFVLPINDSMESIFETIKNTALIHKSGGGTGFSFSRIRPKNDRVKTTKGISSGPISFMTVFDAATETVKQGGTRRGANMAILRVDHPDILEFITSKEDNKKLNNFNISVGVTEEFMEAVKADKDYELLNPHGGDVIDSIPARNVFNMIVELAWKNGEPGIVFLDRMNRNNPTPHVGEIESTNPCGEQPLLPYESCNLGSINLSRMVKDTGGRKTIDFAKLGSTVRVATRFLDDVIDRNRYPLEKIKEMTLSNRKIGLGVMGFADMLVQLGIPYDSDEALEVAEEVMGFIQKESRDVSIELAEERGAFPNFKGSVYDTKGAPKVRNSTTTTIAPTGTLSIIAGCSSGVEPLFAIAFIRNVMDNDELVEVNPMFRKIAVEEGFDGEELMKKIAREGTVQGIEEVPEKWRRIFVTAHDIKPEWHIKMQAAFQKYTDNAVSKTVNFPKSATRKDVEEVYLKAYELDCKGVTIYRDGSREEQVLNIGKVNRADESGVGEASVAEPSAGHLLTPRARPSVTVGKTWKMTTGCGNLYVTINEDEHGPFEVFTQMGKAGGCSASQSEAISRLISLSLRAGIDPKSILKQLHGIRCPNPGWEKGGMILSCSDAIAKALERHFIEEKQQTGEKVNKKTVHAVSQKGVAGLCPDCGGMMEHEGGCAVCRGCGFSKCG, from the coding sequence ATGTCTTCTGGTCGTCTCGCACCTCAAATATCGAACAATGCTCTCAGGGTCCTTGAAAAGAGATATCTACGAAAAAACGTGAAAGGGATAATCACTGAGACACCGGAAGAACTCTTTTCCAGGGTAGCTTCCGATATTGCGAGGGCAGAGAGACGCTACGGCGACAACGATAACAGGAAAAAATGGGAGGATGAATTTTATAATCGGATGGCGCAACTTGAGTTCCTTCCCAATTCACCGACGTTGATGAATGCCGGAGCCGAATTGCAACAGCTTTCAGCCTGTTTCGTTCTTCCGATTAACGATTCGATGGAAAGTATCTTTGAGACGATCAAGAACACGGCATTGATCCATAAAAGCGGGGGTGGAACGGGATTTTCGTTTTCGAGGATCAGGCCCAAGAATGACAGGGTGAAGACTACGAAAGGGATATCAAGCGGTCCTATCTCCTTCATGACGGTCTTTGATGCCGCGACAGAGACGGTAAAACAGGGGGGAACGAGGCGTGGAGCGAATATGGCTATCCTGCGGGTCGATCATCCCGATATCCTCGAATTTATAACCTCCAAGGAGGATAATAAGAAGCTCAACAATTTCAATATCTCTGTCGGAGTCACCGAGGAGTTCATGGAAGCGGTCAAGGCCGATAAGGATTACGAACTTCTTAATCCACATGGAGGGGATGTGATCGATTCGATACCGGCCCGCAACGTATTCAACATGATCGTTGAACTGGCCTGGAAGAACGGAGAGCCGGGAATAGTCTTTCTTGACAGGATGAACAGGAATAATCCGACTCCCCATGTCGGAGAGATAGAGAGCACCAATCCATGCGGAGAGCAGCCGCTTCTTCCCTACGAATCATGTAATCTCGGATCGATCAACCTTTCCCGGATGGTGAAAGATACCGGGGGGAGGAAAACGATCGATTTCGCGAAGCTTGGATCGACCGTAAGGGTCGCTACCAGATTTCTTGATGACGTGATCGACAGGAACAGATATCCGCTTGAAAAGATCAAGGAGATGACTCTTTCCAACAGGAAGATCGGTCTGGGAGTGATGGGATTTGCCGACATGCTGGTTCAACTCGGTATCCCTTATGATTCTGATGAGGCTCTCGAAGTTGCCGAAGAGGTCATGGGCTTCATCCAGAAGGAATCTCGCGATGTAAGTATCGAGCTGGCAGAAGAAAGAGGGGCTTTCCCGAATTTCAAGGGGAGCGTATACGATACAAAGGGAGCACCCAAGGTACGTAATTCAACGACCACGACGATAGCGCCGACTGGTACCTTAAGCATAATCGCCGGGTGTTCAAGCGGAGTCGAACCTCTCTTTGCCATTGCTTTCATAAGAAATGTGATGGACAACGATGAGCTGGTGGAAGTAAATCCGATGTTCAGGAAAATAGCTGTCGAAGAAGGATTCGATGGTGAGGAACTTATGAAAAAGATCGCCAGGGAAGGGACGGTGCAGGGGATCGAAGAGGTGCCTGAAAAATGGAGACGTATCTTTGTCACGGCGCATGACATAAAACCCGAATGGCATATCAAGATGCAGGCAGCTTTCCAGAAATATACCGATAATGCCGTATCCAAGACTGTCAACTTTCCAAAATCGGCGACGAGGAAGGATGTCGAGGAGGTCTATCTCAAGGCTTATGAGCTCGATTGCAAGGGGGTCACCATATACCGGGACGGTAGCAGGGAAGAACAGGTGCTCAATATCGGCAAGGTCAACCGGGCAGATGAATCGGGTGTCGGTGAAGCGTCGGTTGCAGAACCGTCTGCTGGCCACCTTTTGACCCCCAGGGCAAGGCCGTCTGTGACAGTCGGAAAGACGTGGAAGATGACGACCGGGTGCGGGAACCTTTATGTCACGATTAATGAAGATGAACATGGTCCCTTTGAGGTATTCACGCAAATGGGAAAAGCCGGCGGCTGCAGCGCTTCCCAGTCGGAAGCGATAAGCAGGCTTATCTCACTTTCTCTGAGGGCCGGGATCGATCCAAAATCGATCCTCAAACAACTGCATGGTATCCGCTGTCCAAATCCCGGTTGGGAGAAAGGTGGCATGATACTATCCTGCAGCGACGCGATAGCGAAGGCGCTTGAAAGGCATTTCATTGAAGAAAAACAGCAGACCGGAGAGAAAGTCAACAAGAAGACTGTGCACGCGGTCTCGCAGAAGGGCGTCGCGGGACTTTGCCCTGATTGCGGTGGAATGATGGAACATGAGGGTGGGTGCGCGGTATGCCGGGGATGCGGTTTTTCGAAATGCGGATAG
- a CDS encoding GNAT family N-acetyltransferase, which yields MELSFNPLTPERWNDFTALFGERGACGGCWCMLWRLPPKQFRAGKGEGNRLAMKALVDAGEVPGILAFDGDRPVGWCAISPRESYCALERSRILSPVDDRPCWSVTCFFIEKSYRKKGVSTELLKAAIEYARSRGAKIVEGYPVEPSSGKEIPPAFAWTGIPAAFIRAGFTEVARRSPARPVMRVEIDRKDRST from the coding sequence ATGGAATTGTCATTCAATCCACTGACCCCGGAGAGATGGAATGATTTTACCGCTCTCTTTGGCGAGCGCGGCGCCTGTGGCGGATGCTGGTGCATGTTGTGGCGTCTTCCACCAAAGCAGTTCCGGGCCGGCAAGGGAGAAGGTAACAGGCTCGCTATGAAGGCGCTTGTCGATGCTGGAGAAGTACCCGGTATCCTTGCTTTTGATGGCGACCGGCCGGTAGGCTGGTGCGCGATAAGTCCGAGAGAGAGTTATTGCGCTTTGGAAAGATCACGGATCCTCAGTCCTGTCGACGACCGGCCATGCTGGTCGGTGACATGCTTCTTTATTGAAAAATCGTACAGGAAAAAAGGGGTATCGACAGAGTTGCTGAAAGCGGCGATTGAATATGCCAGGTCCCGGGGCGCGAAAATCGTCGAAGGGTATCCCGTGGAACCCTCTTCCGGTAAGGAAATACCTCCGGCGTTCGCGTGGACCGGGATCCCCGCCGCTTTCATACGGGCTGGTTTCACAGAGGTCGCAAGACGCTCGCCCGCAAGACCTGTCATGAGGGTAGAGATAGACCGGAAGGATCGATCGACCTGA
- a CDS encoding C_GCAxxG_C_C family protein, with translation MTESKGLVSELIPKIATGFCAGISRTGYLCGALSGAIMAVSIFMGRNSPAQSAEQCYEAVQRLKEIFNNRFGSVNCLDLTGCDLATERGQRAFEDDDLHEKCSDYVSEAAGFALDLIGGND, from the coding sequence GTGACTGAAAGCAAGGGACTCGTCTCGGAGTTGATCCCGAAGATAGCTACCGGATTCTGCGCTGGTATCTCCAGGACTGGATATCTCTGTGGAGCTCTCAGCGGGGCGATAATGGCTGTGAGTATCTTTATGGGAAGAAACTCGCCTGCGCAGTCCGCCGAGCAGTGCTATGAAGCGGTTCAGAGATTGAAAGAGATATTCAATAACAGATTCGGTTCTGTCAACTGTCTCGATCTGACCGGATGCGATCTGGCGACAGAGAGGGGCCAGCGAGCCTTCGAGGATGATGACCTGCATGAGAAGTGCAGTGACTACGTTTCTGAGGCAGCCGGGTTCGCGCTCGACCTGATAGGCGGTAACGATTGA
- a CDS encoding linear amide C-N hydrolase yields the protein MRWYAGLGKWTLILSEAVVAVLVVLSIWSSVSACTAFVLKRDDSIILAKNLDWPVGEGFICVNRRSVDKSSFPAGSTKPLKWRSLYGSVTFNQFGKEFPLGGMNEKGLVIEELSYNLSDYPGSGNFFLNEFQWIQYHLDNSGSVSQVLESLDRIIVSPLLVRLHYFLCDRTGQAAIIEFISGEVRSYTGTDAAVEVLTNNSYENSLRYLRRHRGFGGDIAIPGGATSPERFVRTVALLRDEERSKSKAALSAAFFVLDSVRQDDTKWSIAYDIMGGGIHLRTGCSPAIHSLSVGDFDFEQEPMIRFITTDCGKKTSNRFKPFTDPENRRLLEFVFERSTEEGLLEKKVAEELLGRFLRYCGGSGDR from the coding sequence TTGAGATGGTACGCAGGCCTGGGGAAATGGACGTTAATTCTGTCGGAGGCAGTCGTCGCAGTTCTCGTTGTTCTTTCGATATGGTCATCGGTATCAGCCTGTACGGCTTTTGTGCTGAAACGCGATGACAGTATCATTCTGGCGAAGAATCTTGACTGGCCGGTGGGGGAAGGATTTATCTGCGTCAACCGCAGGAGTGTGGACAAATCGTCATTTCCTGCAGGTAGTACGAAGCCCCTTAAGTGGAGATCGCTTTATGGAAGCGTGACCTTTAACCAGTTTGGAAAAGAATTCCCGCTCGGCGGGATGAATGAAAAAGGCCTTGTAATCGAGGAACTGAGCTATAACCTGTCAGACTATCCCGGATCAGGCAACTTTTTCCTCAACGAATTCCAGTGGATCCAGTACCATCTGGACAATTCAGGATCGGTCTCGCAGGTGCTTGAAAGCCTTGACAGGATAATTGTCTCTCCATTGCTTGTCAGGCTGCATTATTTTTTATGTGATCGAACCGGTCAGGCGGCGATCATTGAATTCATCTCTGGAGAGGTAAGGTCGTATACCGGTACCGATGCGGCGGTAGAGGTCCTTACCAATAACAGTTATGAGAATTCCCTGCGATACCTCCGGCGCCACCGCGGTTTTGGAGGAGATATCGCCATTCCCGGGGGGGCGACTTCGCCCGAGAGGTTTGTAAGGACTGTCGCTCTTTTGCGCGATGAAGAAAGATCAAAAAGCAAGGCGGCTTTATCAGCGGCTTTTTTTGTACTCGATTCGGTTCGGCAGGATGACACGAAATGGAGTATCGCATATGATATTATGGGGGGTGGGATCCATTTAAGAACCGGATGCTCACCGGCGATCCATTCTTTAAGCGTCGGCGATTTCGATTTTGAACAGGAGCCGATGATCCGATTTATAACTACTGACTGTGGGAAAAAGACTTCAAACAGGTTTAAACCTTTCACAGATCCTGAAAACAGAAGACTGCTGGAGTTTGTCTTCGAGAGATCGACAGAGGAAGGTCTTCTCGAAAAAAAAGTGGCCGAGGAGCTTCTGGGCAGGTTTCTCAGATATTGTGGAGGCAGTGGAGATCGCTGA
- the lepB gene encoding signal peptidase I: MKIETRKGLIRNILFYSSFILIFFCVRSSVFASYVVPTGSMRPTILEGDFFYSNKLAYRLKVPFTKTSIVEWSSPERGDVVVFKFPGRERSLFTKRVIGVEGDIVEFRNGRLHINGEKIDQRAIGKTGEADLYEEDLFGRVHKIQHIRSARHADNMKMSIPEGYVFVMGDNRENSYDSRYWGLLPLGNIEGKLSVCWFSFDSKRLMPRFDRIRVM; the protein is encoded by the coding sequence ATGAAAATAGAGACAAGAAAGGGCCTGATACGGAATATTCTGTTCTATTCCTCTTTCATACTGATATTCTTTTGCGTCAGGTCGTCTGTCTTTGCCAGTTATGTGGTTCCTACCGGTTCGATGCGGCCCACGATCCTTGAAGGGGATTTCTTCTATTCAAACAAGCTTGCTTACCGTTTGAAAGTGCCTTTTACCAAGACAAGCATTGTGGAATGGTCTTCGCCGGAAAGGGGAGACGTTGTCGTCTTCAAGTTCCCCGGTAGGGAAAGGTCCCTGTTCACGAAGAGGGTGATCGGCGTAGAGGGAGATATCGTCGAGTTCAGGAACGGGAGGCTCCATATAAATGGAGAGAAAATAGATCAGAGGGCCATCGGCAAAACCGGTGAGGCCGATCTGTATGAAGAGGATCTTTTTGGCAGGGTGCACAAGATCCAGCATATCCGTTCCGCGAGGCACGCGGATAATATGAAGATGAGTATTCCCGAAGGGTACGTATTCGTGATGGGCGATAACAGGGAAAACAGTTATGACAGCAGGTACTGGGGCTTGCTTCCCCTGGGGAATATTGAAGGCAAGCTCTCGGTCTGCTGGTTCTCGTTCGACAGTAAAAGGCTGATGCCACGGTTCGACAGGATCAGAGTCATGTGA
- a CDS encoding DUF4203 domain-containing protein: MNTGALNGYAVISVLFGAVSCFWGYRAFRAVLGIIGFITGAWLAGGVTATFTGGIGIVALIAGVAGGLIVGSIFVTLYYMGIFIVGAAAGWLSCVMMASMAGNGMNIILFIILAAAGGILAVSFQRFVLTVSTAVIGAWYIVTGILLFFRSALASVVVFRVPGQVVLPDIGSRLIVLLSWFFLALSGVVFQYRFSGQKRSGKK, translated from the coding sequence ATGAATACCGGTGCGCTTAACGGTTACGCCGTCATCTCTGTCCTCTTCGGCGCCGTCTCATGTTTCTGGGGGTATCGCGCTTTCAGGGCAGTCCTGGGGATCATCGGTTTCATCACGGGGGCCTGGCTTGCCGGAGGTGTCACGGCTACCTTTACCGGGGGGATCGGGATCGTCGCCCTGATCGCCGGTGTTGCCGGAGGTCTTATCGTCGGATCGATCTTTGTCACACTGTACTATATGGGAATCTTCATAGTCGGTGCTGCCGCCGGATGGCTTTCATGTGTAATGATGGCCAGTATGGCTGGAAACGGGATGAATATAATCCTGTTTATAATCCTTGCGGCAGCAGGTGGAATACTCGCTGTCTCATTCCAGCGATTCGTCCTGACAGTCTCGACGGCTGTGATCGGAGCCTGGTACATTGTTACGGGAATATTGCTTTTCTTCAGAAGCGCGCTGGCATCAGTGGTGGTATTCAGAGTGCCTGGACAGGTAGTCCTCCCCGATATTGGATCCCGTCTCATCGTGCTTTTAAGCTGGTTTTTTCTTGCCTTATCGGGAGTCGTATTCCAGTATAGATTTTCCGGGCAAAAGAGATCCGGGAAAAAGTGA
- a CDS encoding carboxymuconolactone decarboxylase family protein produces MKREESGDIRGIERFREVDGKGGEKAVKDLEELVPEIGRYIIEFPFGDIYSRPGLDLRTRELAAIASLVTSGNCEPQLRLHIHAALNVGATRQEVIEVILQMAVYTGFPRALNALYTARDLFGKRDLKKKK; encoded by the coding sequence ATGAAAAGGGAAGAAAGCGGCGATATAAGGGGAATCGAGAGATTCAGGGAAGTCGACGGCAAGGGAGGAGAGAAAGCGGTAAAGGATCTCGAAGAACTGGTTCCGGAGATCGGCCGCTATATAATAGAGTTTCCATTCGGGGATATATATTCGCGTCCAGGGCTGGATCTGAGGACGAGGGAACTGGCGGCTATAGCTTCCCTTGTCACTTCGGGTAATTGCGAACCGCAGCTTCGCCTTCATATCCATGCCGCTCTCAATGTGGGAGCTACGCGCCAGGAGGTAATAGAAGTAATACTGCAGATGGCGGTCTATACGGGATTTCCCAGGGCTTTGAACGCCCTCTATACGGCCCGTGATCTGTTTGGAAAAAGGGACCTGAAAAAAAAGAAATGA